TTTGCACGCACTTCAGCATCTGTTAgaggctttttaaaaaaaaaaattaaaatttattttcgaattaaaaaagataatgggcagttgtgttccataaaaataggatctattatctgatttttcttttaattttaatttgttttaaatatgaaaaagtgtgaatttaccatattatcctcatttaattaataatttcaattcttaatgtttgcattaactaagacattttctggtattttgaatgttttaccatcctctaccttttgctttatatatactagcccCTTGGCtagtatattttattttagaattaagaaaaaataatatgggtagttatgtttcataaaagtatgacctattatttgattttttttttattttaattttttatatatggaAAAATGTGAATtcaccatattatcctcatttaattaataattttaattcttaatgtttgaattaaccaatgacattttctggtattttgaatgtttcaccattttctaccttttgctttatatatatagatgaagTATATATAACTATTTTTTGGTCTTTCAAAAGTTTGAGTGAACGACCTCAAAGGAATTCtagaaaaatttatatttctcCAAGTGTTGGCCACAACAAATTGACTATTAATTCTAGTAAGTTTTTGTTCTACCAAATAAAGCTTGTCATTGCCACATGAAGTTCAAAGTTGAAACCACTATCGAAGATACGTGAATTTTGCCATGAAACATCGAAATTCTTTGGGCTATTTTTCTAATTggtaaaaaaaagttaaaaaaaaatattatgggTCAGGGTGAATTATGTCATACTCATTTTGCTACTGGTTCATCATTCACACCCCAAAaatccttttttaattatttacatttataatgaaaaatgatatttatctcttccttttccccttcatttttcttttgtaattattttggtAATTTATGATTGACTTTCAGCAACATTAATAAATGCTTGGTAGCATATTGAACTTCAAAAACTGCAAAAAAGTTCACCAATAATGACTTGGCAGTTGGCTTGGAAATTATCAAAGCAATAGGCCACCactttcattaaaaaaaacaaaaaaaaaaccctagtcGCACTCTAGTCCCTTTTTTCCTTGCCCACAACCAACCGCAAGAAAGCTAAGAGAAAGGGGGGAGGGGGGCAGCCACTACCCCTCCGcccatcttccccttcctctcCTCATCTCTCGATCTTTTCCCTTCCTCTTATCCCCTCTTCTCCTCCCCTTCCCCTCCCCAGATAATCTAGATATGTTTGtcgtttgttttgtttttgcaatgTCTTAGGTGACTGGTGTTGTCTTTGTCTCGACGACGACGACAGTAGTGATGCTGGATTGCTGATGTTTGATTATGTTTGACTGGTGTTGTCcttttattgttgtttatgTGGTGACGCTTGATTATGTCTCTCTTCGAGAGAGTTGTGATACCTGGTTGCTGATGTTTTGTCTCTGTTTCAACAACGGCAGTAGCAGCGACGCTGGTGGTAGTTGTTGGGATGTGATGCTCTTCTCTACTCTTCACCAACCAAAGAATTGTGCTTGGTCATAAGAGGTTTTCTTTGTCCAGTTATGAGTTGAAGTAGAGTGTTTCTCAGGGGTTATGTGTTCCTCCTACGTATTATCTCCTAGTTTCTACTATGGTATGCCTTGCAATTTGTGTCGGTGTCAAAGGACTATAATTTTGCTCATAAAAGGCTTCTTTTGATAGTTGAGATGTTCTGTTGTCCTCTCATGTGAGTCTACTATGTTGGTCTATAGTTATAGTTCTCGTCGGAGGTCTATgtgttagtttttgtttttgatttgttGTTTTATTGTAATGGTCTAAAGTGACCAGAATCGGACTCTCTTGTTAGTCTATGACATGTGTGGTATTCTTTCATTCCCTTGAGTTTGTCACATGAAGTTGTTCtaggaaggttttaacgaggctaCTGTATCATGTCGTTCTTTGTACGTTTTTGATTGAATGAATtctatttctcaaaaaaaaaaaaaaaaaaaagaccatcGCTTTCAGTTGCATGTTATCTCATAATAATGAGTATTGTGTAATTTACAAAACTATAAAGACAGCACAAAAATACCTGCATAAATGTTatatttagttattttatGCATATGTACATTTTGTtacacataaaataaataatacatTGTGGTTTCTGATTCGAACCATTTCATAACACATTTGTAGTATGTGTGTGAAAACTCCTTTTCCCTTCCTAATTTTGACAAGAATAAATGATATATTGTTTTGTGCTGAGCCATTATTTTATATCCCATCAGCACTGAGCAGGCTAAAGGCTTTGGATTCTTTGTGGTGTTGGAGAAGAAAGAGACCAAGTAAGAGGGGTAGACCTGGGAGGGGAAGGCCTATTATTACTCTATTTGTTTATGATGGAAAGTTCTGATAGGCTACTAGGCCTTATAGGCTCCATTCCTAATCAACACAAAGAGGGGTTAGAAAAAGTTGTGATGATTGAAATTAGAGAGCCTGTCCTTTGACTTGTGCTCTCCCTCAATAAATAATATCCCCAGCAGTCACCAAAAGTCCTTCATTGAAACAAGAGGTAAAGGCAACAACTTCCACACAAAGTATTCAACCACAAGCCTATTTGAAAGggtcttcttctcttctcttggTCACTCTGCAGCAGGCAGAGATcagaagcagagagagagagagagagagagagacagagatatGGGAAGAGCTCCTTGTTGTGACAAGGCAAATGTGAAGAAAGGACCATGGTCACCTGAAGAAGATGCAAAGCTAAAAGAGTACATAGAAAAATATGGGACTGGAGGGAATTGGATTGCTCTTCCACAAAAAGCTGGtaagattttcatttttcattttgcttgTTTTGAACATGTAATCATTTCATATGTGTTTGTATGGTTTCTTTCCATCCTTTTCTGGTTTTGTCCCTATAGTCTACAGTTTGTTTGTGATAATTACTGAATGgcttttggttgttttcaACTGCAGGTCTTAGGAGATGTGGGAAGAGTTGCAGATTAAGATGGCTTAACTATCTGCGCCCCAACATCAAACATGGAGAATTTTCTGATGAAGAAGACAGGATCATCTGCAACCTCTTTACTAACATTGGAAGCAGGTACCTTATAATTTCTCACCTTCTTTGTTGTTGTCAAATATCCCCTTTTTCCCCTtcagttttctctttttccttcatatatTTCTGGGTCCAGTTCTTTACCATTTTCCCCACCTGGGTTTTCAATGTTTGTTCTCTCACATCAtctataaagaaaaaagagtgtTTGGGACAGAAGAACAGTTACAtgtacaaagaaaatataccATGTGAAGAtacattttaatttcttcagTTCATTGCTTGCATGCCAAGTTTAGATCTTTTATGATAATATGCAGTACCAGTTTCTTGTGCTCAGTCACATTTCTTCTCATGGAACTTAACCACATCAATGTGCAGGTGGTCCATAATAGCAGCTCAGTTGCCAGGCAGGACTGACAATGATATCAAGAACTACTGGAACACCAAGCTCAAGAAGAAACTCATGGGATTAAATATTCTTCCATCCCAGATAAAATCCCACTCAGGCACCTTCTCatctcttcttcatcttcaagcTTCATTATCATCATCTTCACCATCATCATACAGAGGCAGCAACAACAGCACTGCTTATTATGCACAAACCAGGTCTTTCTCTAGTGCTTTGGAGCCCATTTCATTTTCACCCAGTCTTCTGAGCAGAAGTTCAACTAATGCTGCTTCTGTTCTTCATCAAGTGCACCAAGAGAGGTTTGTGGGTAGGGCCATGCAGCATAATTACCAAGTCAAAGACAACATCTTGATGTTTGGGGGTGAAGCAAGTTGCAGCTCTTCTGATGGGAGTTGCAGCAACCAGATCAGCCAGTGTAGAGACAGAGAGTATGAATATAATTACAATTTCTTCAATGGTGGGGAAGGGCACCAGAAAATCATGCTACCAGATGGGCTTAATGGGTGGAGATCAGAGAAGCAGAATGGCAATGGGATTTGGGAAGATCAAGCCCCATTAGATTATGGCCTTGAAGAAATTAAGCAGTTAATTAGCAGTACCAGTAGTTGCAACAactttttgtttgatgaaaacAAGACAGAGGAAAAGGCCATGATGTACTACTGATGCTGACTGTGAGTAAAATCAAAAAGATTTGAAGAAGTGGAGGAAGGGATGGGTTGAAGATATTCAGATTTGGACTGGGTTTTGGGTGGAGGGGTTAAAATGTTTCTGATAATGGGTGCACTTTCTTGACAGTACATGGTAAAAAAGTTTCCTTTGTGCATTTCTTTTTGGGAAATGATGTATGTATGTAAGTACAGTTTAACTGCACTGCCATTAATCAGGCATGCCAAGAAAAtctgagggaaaaaaaacccatcaTCTTTTAAGACTGAAACCTGCAATCTTAATGGCCAAGTATCCTTTTTTagtcctttcttttcttcttcttcatggtcttaaaaaattcaacttgAATCTGGTCCTTAGATCTTTTATGGATATTATCATCTCAgagtttttctgtttttgagttattattattattattattaaatgaCTTGATGTTAATCCCAATCTCAGTCTGAATAAATTATAGAAGCAACAATATTATAGAATTGAAGGCAGGCATATTATGCCAAAACAAACGTCTCATTGGCGTCATCAGTTACATCAGGGCCTTGTTTATGCACTGCCAATGGCACACGTAACATGATAATTTGTCATGGTTGATAAACTAGTGCTCACTATTTTATAGTTTTATCTATTTCCCAATATTTTAGccaataaaattataattccCATCttccatatatttttatatcttatatgaaaaagaaatcaatttattctctctcctctattTTATCTCTCCTTGTCACCCCTTCCCTCTTTACTCATGTCAATCACCGGCCAATAACGTTATAACACGGGTGATAACACTTCTACATAACATAGCATTATTAATTGAGAATAACAAAACACTGTTATTTTTGTtgcaactaagtttttctCTAGTCAAACCATTGCATTGCATGTGGCATGCATGGTCAGATGTTTGGGCATGGGAGCAAATAGGAACACTATTTTGTCTTTAGAGGCCTGGGAACTAGTGCTGATTGTGGCATGGGTTTGAGGCTCAaacataaattatattaacaTAATTTAAAACTGGGATTTTTTAAATCAGAGCCTGCAGTTAAGCAGCATATAGCATGTAAGGTTGGCTGTCAATAATTGATTACACGCTTGATGGAGACTTAAGAGGTAGTGAGAGGAAAGATGCATGCTTGaatttaaaaccataaaaaagAGAGCAAAAAAAGGGGAACACAACAGAGATTCTCAAGAGGAAAACTGAACCCATTTGAAATGCCAGGGAAGGTTGATGTGTTTTGCTGTTTTGTTTTCCACAAGAAAGATAGATAGCAAAGATTGAAGATAAATGCATTGCATTGACCTCTTCAACATGTTTTGTCTGCTTTCTGCCAATAGATTAGACTAATGGATAGGCATTATATAAAATGGATAttagaaaatttataaattttctttaaagcaATGGGGAAAGGTTTCTTATTAGGAATGTCTTTTCTAGTGGAGTGAAAAAGGTAAAAGTTTGTGGCACCAACTGACCCATGAAGTTTCTAAGCAACTTTTTGCCAAATTTTGCTGTGCAGAATGGACTTTTGGATGTTTGTAAGCAAATAGATATATGTGGCTTATGACCAGCCTGTTGTCCATAGGCAAATAGATATTGCAAATCTACTAATCATAATTCTCCTCCAATCAGTTCTTATCTTGAGCTTTGTTTGGCCAATTACTCaagaattttttgtttttccttttaatgACTCAAGATTTTAGCTAATCACGCAGATTTTCGCGGTCTGATCTCAGCGATTATACATATTGCTCGAGATACATATTCATccccaaaaaagaaggaaaaaaaaaaaatcaaagacaatgttgaaattttgaagtaCATAATAACTATGATTTATCTTCTATAACACATACAACCacacaatattttttttaaaagggggcaaaaatcaaataatattttcaatgAAAAAGTTCAAATTGAATCTCAATAAAAGGTGAGAAGATTAAGTGGGGTATGTTCTCTTTTGTTCCCTTCACCTTTTCCCAAACACACAGCTTTCAATACTTTCATTCTAAAAGAAAACCTTTCTGGAGATCAGAAGAAAAGTTGGaagaataaaattacattGACCTTCACCAGTAAAGTGCTAAAACGGTCGTTGATTCAGAGCAAGCCATGTCCTCTAAGTACAGGAATTAAAGATGAAGGCCCCCAGTGGCTCTCAGTTCTTAGAAAAAGCCAAATTGCCCTGGACCAAGAAATAATGATTTCAAATTTGGCTGCTTTTCAATTCTTCTTAGTGCAATGAACTTGGCAGCAGACATTCggtccaaaaacaaaattaatgcAAAGCTGAAAATTGGTCCCCCATCTGTATAGGGATTTCAACATTGCTAATTCCTCCTTCTTAGGGCTCTATGATCATATTTCAATCTCTAAAATTTACTGCTAAGCCTCCTGATGGAAAGGTTGTCAAATTATTTGGACAAATGGAAGAGTAAACATCAAGTAA
Above is a genomic segment from Prunus dulcis chromosome 7, ALMONDv2, whole genome shotgun sequence containing:
- the LOC117634844 gene encoding transcription factor RAX2; the encoded protein is MGRAPCCDKANVKKGPWSPEEDAKLKEYIEKYGTGGNWIALPQKAGLRRCGKSCRLRWLNYLRPNIKHGEFSDEEDRIICNLFTNIGSRWSIIAAQLPGRTDNDIKNYWNTKLKKKLMGLNILPSQIKSHSGTFSSLLHLQASLSSSSPSSYRGSNNSTAYYAQTRSFSSALEPISFSPSLLSRSSTNAASVLHQVHQERFVGRAMQHNYQVKDNILMFGGEASCSSSDGSCSNQISQCRDREYEYNYNFFNGGEGHQKIMLPDGLNGWRSEKQNGNGIWEDQAPLDYGLEEIKQLISSTSSCNNFLFDENKTEEKAMMYY